A genome region from Micromonospora inyonensis includes the following:
- a CDS encoding NADH-quinone oxidoreductase subunit M, translating to MSDFPFLSVLTVAPLVGALIVAFLPRSRPEFAKQVAFVWSLAVLALTVGMWVAFKAGGERFQFRESYTWIPQWDARFTFAADGIALVMLMLIAVLVPLVILASWHDADASKRSVPAYFALLLVLESTMIGVFAAADVFLFYVFFEVMLVPMYFLIGSYGGHQRQYAAVKFFLYSLVGGLFMLAAVIGLWVVGGKTFDWQALVQADISAGTERWLFLGFFVAFAIKAPFFPFHTWLPDAGGAAPAGSAALLVGVMDKVGTFGILRYCLPMFPEASKWFAPWALALGLIGIVYAALLAVGQNDLKRLVSYTSIAHFGFIGVGIFAFTTQAGTGAVLYMVNHGLATGLLFLVVGMLIARRGSALISDFGGAGKLVPVLAGVLFFAGLASLALPGTAPFISEFLVLVGTFTVNKPVAVIATLGIILAAAYVLWMVQRTTQGTLNPALTEVEGMRRDLNLREKVVVAPLIALIVLLGFYPKPLTDVINPAVQATMQDVGKTDPAPTVGSVQEAAK from the coding sequence ATGTCCGACTTCCCCTTCCTCTCGGTGCTGACCGTGGCGCCGCTGGTCGGCGCCCTGATCGTGGCCTTCCTGCCGCGTAGCCGACCGGAGTTCGCCAAGCAGGTGGCCTTCGTCTGGTCCCTGGCGGTGCTGGCGCTGACCGTCGGCATGTGGGTGGCGTTCAAGGCCGGTGGCGAGCGGTTCCAGTTCCGCGAGTCCTACACCTGGATCCCGCAGTGGGACGCCCGGTTCACCTTCGCCGCCGACGGCATCGCCCTGGTGATGCTGATGCTGATCGCGGTGCTGGTGCCGCTGGTGATCCTGGCCTCCTGGCACGACGCGGACGCCTCGAAGCGGTCGGTGCCGGCCTACTTCGCCCTGCTGCTGGTGCTCGAGAGCACGATGATCGGCGTCTTCGCCGCCGCCGACGTCTTCCTGTTCTACGTGTTCTTCGAAGTCATGCTGGTGCCGATGTACTTCCTCATCGGCAGCTACGGCGGCCACCAGCGCCAGTACGCCGCGGTGAAGTTCTTCCTCTACTCGCTGGTCGGCGGCCTGTTCATGCTGGCCGCGGTGATCGGCCTCTGGGTCGTCGGCGGGAAGACCTTCGACTGGCAGGCGCTGGTGCAGGCGGACATCTCCGCCGGCACCGAGCGCTGGCTCTTCCTCGGCTTCTTCGTCGCCTTCGCGATCAAGGCGCCGTTCTTCCCGTTCCACACCTGGCTCCCGGACGCCGGTGGCGCCGCTCCGGCCGGTTCCGCCGCGCTGCTGGTCGGCGTCATGGACAAGGTCGGCACCTTCGGCATCCTGCGGTACTGCCTGCCGATGTTCCCGGAGGCGTCGAAGTGGTTCGCGCCGTGGGCGCTGGCGCTGGGCCTGATCGGCATCGTCTACGCCGCGCTGCTGGCGGTCGGGCAGAACGACCTGAAGCGGCTGGTGTCGTACACGTCGATCGCCCACTTCGGCTTCATCGGGGTCGGCATCTTCGCCTTCACCACCCAGGCCGGCACCGGCGCGGTGCTCTACATGGTCAACCACGGGCTCGCCACCGGCCTGCTCTTCCTGGTGGTGGGTATGCTGATCGCCCGTCGTGGCTCTGCCCTGATCAGCGACTTCGGCGGTGCGGGCAAGCTGGTCCCGGTCCTGGCCGGGGTGCTCTTCTTCGCCGGTCTCGCCTCGCTGGCACTGCCCGGCACCGCGCCGTTCATCTCCGAGTTCCTGGTGCTGGTCGGCACCTTCACGGTGAACAAGCCGGTCGCGGTGATCGCCACGCTCGGCATCATCCTGGCCGCCGCGTACGTGCTCTGGATGGTGCAGCGCACCACGCAGGGCACGCTGAACCCGGCGCTGACCGAGGTCGAGGGCATGCGGCGTGACCTGAACCTGCGCGAGAAGGTCGTGGTCGCCCCGCTGATCGCGCTGATCGTGCTGCTCGGCTTCTATCCCAAGCCGCTCACCGATGTCATCAACCCCGCCGTCCAGGCGACCATGCAGGACGTCGGCAAGACCGACCCCGCCCCGACGGTCGGCAGCGTCCAGGAGGCCGCAAAGTGA
- the nuoN gene encoding NADH-quinone oxidoreductase subunit NuoN, whose product MTELELPSIDYRALLPILIMLGAALLGVLVEAFVPRRGRHPVQLLLALAAVVAAFVAVVLADDRRGITAGGAIAVDGPTLFLQGGILLLAAVALLLIGERTVERGGAFVAQAAVRAESTEDRRQADGQNGATEVFPLTTFAIAGMLIFVAANDLLTMFIALEVFSLPLYLLCALARRRRLLSQEAALKYFMLGAYASAFFLFGVALIYGFTSGTPGRDAGVDLDTVAAAVGESTSSRVLLFAGIALLSIGLLFKAAAAPFHVWTPDVYQGAPTPITGFMAACTKVAAFGALLRIFHVAFGGAAWDFTPVLGAVAVLTMLIGAVLAVTQTDIKRLLAYSSIANAGYLLVGVLAPGRDGLSGTMFYLVAYGFSVLAAFAVVTLVRDADGEATHLSRWAGLGRRSPFYAALFTLILLAFAGIPLTSGFMSKVAVFGPALDGGQAWLVIAGVLTSMVLAFPYLRVVVMMWLSEPGDSTPTVTVPGGLTAAALMIGVAATVLLGVAPAPLLDLADGAAQFLR is encoded by the coding sequence GTGACCGAACTCGAGTTGCCCTCGATCGACTATCGGGCGCTCCTGCCGATTCTGATCATGCTGGGCGCGGCCCTGCTCGGCGTCCTGGTCGAGGCGTTCGTGCCGCGCCGGGGTCGCCACCCGGTCCAGCTCCTGCTCGCCCTGGCGGCCGTGGTGGCCGCCTTCGTGGCGGTGGTCCTCGCCGACGACCGGCGCGGCATCACCGCCGGCGGGGCGATCGCGGTGGACGGGCCGACCCTGTTCCTCCAGGGCGGCATCCTGCTCCTCGCCGCGGTGGCGCTGCTGCTGATCGGCGAGCGGACCGTCGAGCGGGGCGGGGCGTTCGTGGCCCAGGCCGCGGTCCGGGCCGAGTCGACCGAGGACCGGCGGCAGGCGGACGGGCAGAACGGGGCGACCGAGGTCTTCCCGCTGACCACCTTCGCCATCGCCGGCATGCTGATCTTCGTGGCGGCGAACGACCTGCTGACCATGTTCATCGCCCTCGAGGTCTTCTCGCTGCCGCTCTACCTGCTCTGCGCGCTGGCCCGCCGGCGCCGGCTGCTGAGCCAGGAAGCCGCCCTGAAGTACTTCATGCTCGGCGCGTACGCCTCGGCGTTCTTCCTGTTCGGTGTGGCGCTGATCTACGGCTTCACCTCCGGCACGCCGGGCCGGGACGCCGGGGTCGACCTGGACACGGTGGCTGCGGCGGTGGGCGAGTCGACCTCCAGTCGGGTGCTGCTCTTCGCCGGTATCGCCCTGCTCTCCATCGGCCTGCTGTTCAAGGCCGCGGCGGCCCCCTTCCACGTCTGGACCCCGGACGTGTACCAGGGCGCGCCGACCCCGATCACCGGCTTCATGGCCGCCTGCACCAAGGTCGCCGCCTTCGGCGCGCTGCTGCGGATCTTCCACGTCGCCTTCGGCGGGGCCGCCTGGGACTTCACCCCGGTGCTCGGCGCGGTGGCGGTGCTCACCATGCTGATCGGCGCGGTGCTGGCGGTCACCCAGACCGACATCAAGCGGCTGCTGGCGTACTCGTCCATCGCGAACGCCGGCTACCTGCTGGTCGGGGTGCTCGCCCCGGGTCGGGACGGTCTCTCCGGCACGATGTTCTACCTGGTCGCGTACGGCTTCTCGGTGCTCGCCGCGTTCGCCGTGGTGACCCTGGTGCGCGACGCCGACGGTGAGGCCACCCACCTGTCCCGCTGGGCGGGCCTGGGGCGACGGTCGCCGTTCTACGCCGCCCTTTTCACCCTCATCCTGCTGGCATTCGCCGGTATCCCGCTGACCAGCGGCTTCATGAGCAAGGTCGCGGTCTTCGGTCCGGCCCTGGACGGCGGGCAGGCGTGGCTGGTGATCGCCGGTGTGCTGACCAGCATGGTGCTCGCCTTCCCGTACCTGCGGGTCGTGGTGATGATGTGGCTCTCCGAGCCGGGTGACTCCACCCCGACGGTCACCGTGCCCGGTGGGCTGACCGCCGCCGCCCTGATGATCGGTGTGGCCGCCACCGTGCTCCTCGGGGTGGCCCCGGCTCCGCTGCTCGACCTGGCAGACGGTGCCGCCCAGTTCCTTCGATGA